A region of the Melitaea cinxia chromosome 1, ilMelCinx1.1, whole genome shotgun sequence genome:
tctttaaattaaaacaaaataatagaaCAGGCATTTTGTTTGACTAGTGCTCACATTATTAAttgtaactaaataaatttttgatgaaaaataatgtttcaataTCATActctaacaataaaaaaattgactttatttatacaataaaatgattaaatgtatgaataattattatttatattatggcttaagataatttgaaaaaccttaatgtaattttacaaaaatatagataaaaaaactaATCTTACATGATATTTTCTTAACAACCCCATCAGTATTAGTTACTATGGTACCACCAGTATTTCTAATCACATTTCCTTTTTCGTCCACCGTAGAAGTACTTAACGAAGTAACTGCCACACCATTGTAGTTTGATCCAGTCTTCTTAGCAACGTCGTCAGGAGTCAAAATAGTCATTGGTGGCATCGTAGGGAACTTAAGTTGAGGAAAGGGAGGGAAAGCAGGAAGTTTTGGaaactgtaaaattattatgataaattaatttttttgtaacattcatttataaaaaccaGTAGGAAAAATAGGgaatataaagaatttttttaaataaatcttcttgtttaatttttgttttaataataagtatatatctTACCTTAAAATTGTTTctgaaacaaacacaaaataacattattgtaGTTGATTTTAAGAGTAAAGTATCTGGTTTTTTAGTTAGTATTTCTAACCGTTAAGGTGCCCAAGTAGAAATATAACTAgtgaaaaatacaatttaagcgtatttgtttaatataattagcAGTTGTATAAGTTTGGGCTAAATGACCCGCAAGATAAAATCTCGTTGCCTCATCATTGGTAATTTTTCCATTCTTTTTCAAAAAACGTTAATATAAGATTTGCACTTTCTTGGCTGTTTTGGCTTTTgtgaagaaataaattattgaggTTAAAAATATCGTATAAATTAGTGATATGAAAATTAGAGTAACAATATGTagcttaaataatattcataactaTGTGCAATTATTAATACTAACCCCGCAAAATTGTCATCATTCTGCCACACGAAGCCGCCTGCaagtaaattgtaatattactaaattattgtattattttaatgaatagcTATAAGAATCATTTAACAGAGAGTTCGTTTGTTATTTCATGCAATTATACACAGTTGGATAAGAGTTGTGTACGAGaggtaaaaataatgtatagaTTTTACCTTTTAATTGAGTCAGTgatagtaagaaaataaaaacgatatGGATACTAAAATACGACTTAATACTAGTTATATGAGTCACGATACTAATATTTAGTATGTATATAGGAATGAATGGATACTTTTAGGGGATGTAAGTATACATAACTATCTAATGTACATAACTATCTAATGTTTCATTTTACAAAAGGAAGGTAAAAACTGtgtcgataaaatattttacagttttatcaattaataaatgtatcaaACTTTATCAATTCAGTATGATAAAATCTATCACTTTCTCATCTCTGACTGAACAGGAACTTGTCCAGATATTAGGTTACTTTAAACACAATTTCGTGACTctcttctatatttttataacatctgCTAATCGGAACAAATTTGTGTGCATCTTGAAAACGACATGTGAACTgacctaattttattttattgacatgAAAAGCATTTTTATCCTCCATCCTTGATGGAAAAATTGTAAGGTTTTGTCATACATAAACCCAAACAAGAATACGACGAGCAATCCACTCTCTCGAAGATTCTGTTTCGGAGGCATGTTGATTTGGGTCGCACAACTTATTAAAATTACGAGGCAGAAAAAAATTGCTACGTTTAAGTTAAATGAGTGTaaagtgtaataattttaacgaactaAGTAAAGATATTACTTGTTTGTCAGTTCGCTATTCTAGATGAAACTCTAGAGTTTAGAACTATTAAGGTACTCAACTCAgtcattttcaaattttaagaaTCGTTGTTTAAAAACTGAATACCTGAGTAATTCTTTAAACCATCCAGtgattcatttaattattttatagaatatgTTAACAAAATGTAATCCCTGCATTTTA
Encoded here:
- the LOC123655779 gene encoding uncharacterized protein LOC123655779 isoform X2, which produces MALTNIIVMAFIVASVNGGFVWQNDDNFAGNNFKFPKLPAFPPFPQLKFPTMPPMTILTPDDVAKKTGSNYNGVAVTSLSTSTVDEKGNVIRNTGGTIVTNTDGVVKKISYR
- the LOC123655779 gene encoding uncharacterized protein LOC123655779 isoform X1, translating into MALTNIIVMAFIVASVNGGFVWQNDDNFAGNNFKFPKLPAFPPFPQLKFPTMPPMTILTPDDVAKKTGSNYNGVAVTSLSTSTVDEKGNVIRNTGGTIVTNTDGVVKKISFGEPSNVEFVSVSSSSG